The Bacillota bacterium genome includes a region encoding these proteins:
- a CDS encoding energy-coupling factor transporter ATPase, whose translation MAGREVFLVTDKVISLKDVRFKYKGSGRWALDGVSLEVAKGECVAVLGPTGSGKSTLCGVMNGTVPLFLEGDLQGDVVVDGMVPARVGTAKMAAHVGLVFGDPDMQLFGMTVEEDVAFGPANLGLDYRTIMERVRKSLVDMRLAGFERRAPYRLSGGEKQATAIAGVYAMLPDIMVLDEPTSMLDPQGKARVFEIIRRLKEELGITVVLVEQEVDDVLQLADRVFVMGAGRFVLQGTPREVFSRVAEVAAAGVRVPHLVQFGTLLQAEKVPFTLDEAVELVERGAWRKADNVSAGEGQATAQDRQATCVARSAPSESVRIKPGNALIEVKELEHVYPQGSVALRGVSLTVKEGEFVAIVGQNGAGKTTLTRHLNGLLKPTRGDVRIGGRSIKDLTAAQVSRTVGYVFQNPDEQLFCNSVEEELRFGPSNIGLIGKEIDERVQEILEDIGLAMYRDVWPKYLTKGERQKLALASVVAMDPAVLIVDEPTTGLDWSESLQIMDYLKRLGEERGKTILIITHDMNIVSLYARRVVVMARGRVVGDGSPREVFSDCELMAEANLKPPAIAELSTALCGLVALTPEEAVEAFMHLEASREGLR comes from the coding sequence GTGGCTGGTAGAGAGGTGTTCCTTGTGACGGACAAGGTCATATCGTTGAAAGACGTGAGGTTCAAGTACAAGGGGTCTGGCCGCTGGGCGCTGGACGGTGTGTCGCTTGAAGTCGCAAAGGGCGAGTGCGTAGCGGTGTTGGGCCCCACAGGCTCTGGCAAGAGCACCCTGTGCGGCGTGATGAACGGCACGGTGCCTCTCTTCCTCGAGGGCGATCTCCAAGGCGACGTGGTGGTGGACGGCATGGTGCCCGCCAGGGTCGGCACAGCCAAGATGGCGGCTCATGTTGGGCTAGTCTTCGGCGATCCTGACATGCAGCTCTTCGGGATGACAGTCGAGGAAGATGTGGCGTTCGGCCCAGCGAACCTCGGACTGGATTACCGAACGATCATGGAGCGCGTGCGCAAGAGCCTTGTCGACATGCGCCTTGCGGGGTTCGAGAGGCGCGCTCCGTACAGACTCTCCGGCGGTGAGAAGCAGGCCACGGCCATAGCCGGCGTATACGCTATGCTTCCCGACATCATGGTCCTCGATGAGCCTACCTCAATGCTCGATCCACAAGGCAAGGCTCGCGTCTTCGAGATCATCAGGCGATTGAAAGAAGAGCTCGGGATCACGGTGGTCCTCGTGGAGCAGGAGGTAGACGACGTCCTCCAGCTGGCCGACAGGGTGTTCGTGATGGGGGCGGGGAGGTTCGTCTTGCAAGGCACACCTCGCGAGGTCTTCAGTCGCGTGGCCGAGGTGGCGGCCGCCGGGGTCCGCGTCCCACATCTGGTCCAGTTTGGCACCCTATTGCAGGCGGAGAAGGTCCCCTTCACATTGGACGAAGCTGTCGAGCTCGTGGAGAGGGGCGCGTGGCGGAAGGCGGACAACGTCAGCGCTGGCGAAGGTCAGGCCACAGCGCAAGACCGCCAGGCGACCTGCGTTGCGCGGTCAGCCCCTTCGGAATCCGTGCGGATCAAACCTGGAAACGCACTCATCGAGGTGAAAGAGCTCGAACACGTGTATCCACAGGGCTCCGTTGCACTGCGCGGCGTGAGCCTAACGGTCAAGGAAGGTGAATTCGTGGCGATAGTCGGGCAGAACGGTGCTGGCAAGACCACTCTGACGCGCCACCTCAACGGATTGCTCAAGCCGACGAGAGGGGACGTACGGATCGGTGGCAGATCGATCAAGGATCTGACGGCCGCCCAAGTGTCACGAACGGTCGGATATGTGTTCCAAAACCCTGACGAGCAGCTATTCTGCAACAGCGTGGAAGAGGAACTACGGTTCGGGCCCAGCAACATAGGACTCATCGGCAAAGAGATCGATGAAAGGGTTCAGGAGATCCTTGAGGACATAGGGCTCGCCATGTACCGCGACGTGTGGCCGAAGTACTTGACGAAAGGCGAGCGCCAGAAGCTGGCTCTCGCTTCGGTTGTGGCCATGGATCCCGCAGTGCTCATCGTGGACGAGCCGACCACCGGACTTGACTGGTCGGAGTCGCTACAGATCATGGACTACCTCAAGAGGCTTGGCGAGGAACGAGGCAAGACAATCCTCATAATCACGCACGACATGAACATCGTCAGCCTGTATGCAAGGCGCGTCGTGGTCATGGCGAGAGGCCGAGTGGTTGGCGATGGTTCACCGCGCGAAGTGTTCTCCGATTGTGAGCTGATGGCGGAGGCGAACTTGAAGCCCCCTGCCATTGCAGAGCTGTCGACCGCGCTGTGTGGCCTAGTGGCCCTCACACCCGAGGAGGCGGTCGAGGCGTTCATGCACCTGGAGGCCTCAAGGGAGGGCTTGCGATGA
- a CDS encoding ECF transporter S component yields the protein MGLGQGALGLGVSYLLAVGYLVLMWVIGRYLTAHYPEEHNVRWDTRTIARVTILAAVSGAGAMIKVPGPATTIALDASAGYFAAVFFGWPVGATVAAIGCFISNALGGFASWLPMVPIYLSGMALTVTLTAFVAKKAGVVPAVIVGTIANTVTCLGPWVIMIGMPLMLAILPSQVIGSAANAAIGLVVAGMLRTAQHRKRPEQVA from the coding sequence GTGGGGCTTGGTCAGGGGGCTCTCGGTCTCGGGGTGTCCTACCTTCTCGCCGTCGGGTACCTCGTCCTCATGTGGGTAATTGGGCGATACCTTACGGCACATTATCCCGAGGAACACAACGTTCGCTGGGACACGCGGACCATCGCCAGGGTAACCATCCTGGCTGCGGTGTCCGGCGCGGGAGCGATGATAAAGGTTCCTGGGCCCGCCACTACTATAGCTCTTGATGCGTCGGCGGGTTACTTCGCAGCGGTGTTCTTCGGCTGGCCGGTGGGCGCAACGGTCGCTGCCATTGGCTGCTTCATCAGCAATGCTCTCGGTGGTTTCGCGAGCTGGCTCCCCATGGTGCCGATATACCTTTCGGGGATGGCGCTTACCGTGACGCTGACCGCGTTCGTGGCGAAGAAGGCGGGGGTAGTGCCTGCCGTCATAGTCGGCACGATCGCGAATACCGTGACGTGCCTGGGACCTTGGGTGATCATGATCGGGATGCCGCTCATGCTGGCCATCCTTCCATCGCAGGTCATTGGATCGGCGGCGAACGCAGCGATCGGTCTGGTCGTTGCTGGAATGTTGAGGACCGCCCAGCACAGGAAGAGGCCTGAGCAGGTAGCGTGA
- a CDS encoding sugar-binding transcriptional regulator, with translation MSFDKRVLHEIAHQYYELERTQEEIARSLGMSRSQVSRALKQARDAGIVLLKVIDPDVDYSDLARALKERFDLKDALVTGGIDSPRLLAQSLGRAAASYLARSVKDGSVIGVSWGATLREVATTLDGAVSASLKVTVVPLLGGLGQVAADLQINELAARVAKSLGGVNLYLHAPSFVDTPAAKAAIMADSNIKRVVELWEHVDVALVGVGTFRPPSTLLERGGFPDAELRELRRMGAVGDMCMRFFDVHGSPLETPLNDRIIGVTLEELGRMKKVVAVAGGANKTEAILGALRSKVVDVIITDDAAARGVMSLA, from the coding sequence GTGTCTTTCGACAAGAGGGTTCTCCATGAAATCGCTCACCAGTACTACGAGCTCGAGCGCACGCAAGAAGAGATCGCGAGGAGTTTGGGCATGTCGAGGAGTCAGGTATCGCGGGCGCTGAAACAGGCACGCGATGCCGGCATCGTGCTCCTGAAGGTCATTGATCCTGACGTCGACTATAGTGACCTGGCGAGGGCGCTGAAGGAGAGGTTCGACCTCAAGGACGCCCTCGTAACAGGGGGGATTGACTCGCCGCGACTCCTCGCGCAGAGCCTGGGGCGTGCTGCAGCGAGCTACCTTGCCCGCTCCGTCAAAGACGGATCGGTGATTGGAGTCTCATGGGGAGCGACTCTGCGGGAGGTCGCGACGACGCTCGACGGTGCCGTGTCGGCATCGCTCAAGGTCACCGTGGTACCACTGCTTGGCGGGCTCGGCCAGGTCGCAGCCGATCTCCAGATCAATGAGCTTGCCGCGAGGGTTGCGAAGTCGCTTGGCGGAGTCAACCTCTACCTCCACGCGCCATCGTTCGTTGACACCCCTGCGGCGAAGGCGGCCATCATGGCTGATAGCAACATAAAGCGGGTCGTTGAGTTGTGGGAGCACGTGGACGTAGCACTGGTCGGAGTAGGGACCTTCAGGCCGCCTTCCACTCTCCTCGAAAGAGGCGGCTTTCCCGATGCGGAGCTCCGTGAGCTGCGGAGAATGGGTGCGGTGGGTGACATGTGCATGCGCTTCTTCGACGTCCATGGCAGTCCTCTCGAGACGCCGCTGAACGACAGGATCATCGGGGTGACCCTGGAAGAGCTCGGCCGCATGAAGAAGGTCGTAGCCGTTGCGGGCGGGGCCAACAAGACCGAGGCGATCCTTGGTGCCCTGCGCAGCAAGGTCGTGGATGTGATCATTACTGACGATGCTGCAGCGAGAGGGGTGATGTCGCTGGCCTAG
- a CDS encoding asparagine synthase-related protein, producing MSAIAGVLGAADHNIVLHMLEKMRHRGEEKTVVSRGQVAIGHIELPTDASARSIQDEGALFLDGRAFADGTSLLTPSALLRRLATQGPEAALAGVTGGFTLVAALRGGKGTSVPPHCATLPGNVVIIARDVLGKKPLYLGYDGDKVLFSSEMKALVGIAKDIVEFPCGTVSTDGRTFHKFASLEFPPPEVTDVDEAVEIIRRELRAAVARQLPSSVSSSSSLSSVSSLPSTSSASPASSGLPSSSESSESSACSGTCGVFLSGGLDSSIIACLARELTSDLKFFSVGVEGSEDVARATELAEYLGVEHHVRTFSLADMEEVLPKAIYHMESYDAPLIRSCVPNYMVAEMASRHGVRVVLIGEGGDELFAGYSHLRAIEPGLLHHDLVDLLKSLHNTGLQRCDRMPMAWGVEARAPFLDERFVRAAMTIHPSLKIAGEGETKVEKWILRKAFEKELPPSIAWRKKQMFSQGAGSMHMLERALASKVSDEDVRRECEAIARWGLRNKEELHYFLVFRRSFQDTTTDPDAISLPPVGRTKVLYQDRATPDPVFTQMDQRL from the coding sequence ATGAGCGCTATAGCAGGCGTCCTAGGAGCGGCGGATCACAATATCGTTCTCCACATGCTCGAGAAGATGCGGCACAGGGGGGAAGAAAAGACCGTCGTCAGCCGAGGCCAGGTGGCCATCGGCCATATTGAGCTTCCGACCGACGCATCAGCTCGTTCGATTCAGGATGAAGGTGCGTTATTCCTGGACGGGCGGGCCTTTGCTGACGGCACGAGCCTGCTGACCCCCTCGGCTCTCCTACGGAGGCTCGCAACACAAGGCCCCGAGGCCGCCCTCGCGGGCGTGACCGGCGGCTTCACCCTGGTGGCGGCTCTCCGAGGCGGCAAGGGTACTTCCGTCCCGCCGCACTGCGCGACTCTACCCGGAAACGTCGTCATAATCGCCCGGGACGTGCTTGGCAAGAAGCCGCTGTACCTGGGCTACGACGGCGACAAGGTTCTCTTCTCATCGGAGATGAAGGCGCTAGTCGGGATCGCGAAAGACATCGTCGAGTTTCCGTGCGGGACCGTGTCGACCGACGGAAGGACTTTCCACAAGTTTGCCTCCCTGGAGTTCCCTCCGCCTGAGGTCACCGATGTTGACGAGGCCGTGGAGATCATACGTCGCGAGCTTCGGGCGGCCGTCGCGCGTCAGCTGCCGTCTTCCGTGTCTTCCTCGTCTTCTCTGTCCTCCGTGTCTTCCTTGCCTTCCACGTCTTCCGCGTCCCCTGCTTCCTCCGGGTTGCCATCCTCCTCCGAGTCCTCCGAGTCTTCTGCGTGTTCTGGAACCTGTGGCGTCTTCCTGTCCGGGGGACTCGACAGCAGCATAATCGCGTGCCTGGCCCGCGAGCTCACCAGCGACCTCAAGTTCTTCTCCGTGGGCGTGGAAGGCTCGGAGGATGTGGCGCGAGCCACGGAGCTCGCGGAGTATCTCGGAGTGGAGCACCACGTTCGGACCTTCTCCCTCGCAGATATGGAGGAGGTGCTTCCCAAGGCGATATACCACATGGAGTCGTACGATGCCCCTCTCATCAGGAGCTGCGTCCCCAACTACATGGTCGCCGAGATGGCGTCGCGCCACGGTGTCAGAGTGGTCTTGATAGGGGAGGGGGGTGACGAGCTATTCGCGGGATACTCGCATCTTCGCGCCATCGAGCCCGGTCTCTTGCACCATGACTTGGTCGACCTGCTGAAGTCCTTGCACAATACAGGCCTCCAGCGTTGTGACAGGATGCCGATGGCATGGGGCGTGGAGGCGAGGGCTCCTTTCCTCGACGAGCGTTTCGTAAGGGCTGCGATGACAATACATCCTTCGCTGAAGATCGCCGGGGAAGGCGAGACCAAGGTGGAGAAGTGGATATTGCGCAAGGCCTTCGAGAAGGAACTGCCACCATCCATAGCCTGGCGCAAGAAGCAGATGTTCTCGCAGGGGGCGGGGTCCATGCACATGCTCGAGAGGGCGCTTGCGTCCAAGGTTAGCGACGAGGACGTGAGGCGCGAGTGTGAGGCTATCGCGCGCTGGGGGCTGAGGAATAAGGAGGAGCTGCACTACTTCCTCGTGTTTAGGAGGTCTTTCCAAGACACCACCACGGACCCTGACGCCATCTCGCTGCCTCCGGTGGGCCGGACGAAGGTGCTTTACCAAGATCGGGCGACCCCTGACCCCGTATTCACGCAAATGGACCAGCGACTGTAG
- a CDS encoding nucleotidyltransferase domain-containing protein has translation MSQISMTFKRHFASRADVVLAFLFGSYAMGKATRRSDVDVAVYFPSAHERPSLPKAASTLKLSRAILDRIEERMAAKNGNTQVELV, from the coding sequence ATGTCGCAGATTTCAATGACATTCAAGCGGCACTTCGCATCGAGAGCTGACGTGGTCCTGGCATTTCTCTTCGGGTCGTATGCCATGGGAAAGGCAACCAGACGCTCGGATGTGGACGTAGCGGTGTACTTCCCGAGCGCTCACGAAAGGCCTTCCTTGCCCAAGGCCGCTTCGACGCTCAAGCTTTCTCGGGCTATCCTGGACAGGATCGAGGAACGGATGGCTGCCAAGAACGGAAATACACAGGTTGAGCTTGTGTAG
- a CDS encoding alpha/beta hydrolase, translating to MLTMRESITFANEGQKLIGVLHRPARPVTPDHDKAPAVVLFHGFTGTKVERHRIFVKTAEALAREGIVALRFDFRGSGDSEGDFEDMTLPGEISDARASLDYASGLPGVDGNNLGILGLSMGGAVAACVSDDPRVRSVVLWSAVADLEATFLDAVRSGAWREAPGSGVTGAERPGPAPGQPASPGADEATGKSPEGHGNEHIPALAAFAIPRRVDVKGNVVGREFILTLTEARPLETVQRCKAPVLVIHGDRDESVPVSHSAMYERAIKEADGTVEVHIVAGADHTFNSAVWEAEVLSKTVAWFKRSLL from the coding sequence ATGCTGACCATGAGAGAGTCAATCACCTTTGCAAACGAAGGGCAAAAGCTCATAGGCGTCCTCCATCGTCCCGCTCGTCCGGTTACGCCGGATCACGACAAGGCCCCGGCGGTAGTCCTCTTCCACGGGTTTACGGGAACCAAGGTCGAACGCCACCGCATCTTCGTGAAGACAGCGGAGGCACTGGCGCGCGAGGGAATCGTCGCCTTGAGGTTCGATTTCCGTGGCTCGGGCGACAGCGAAGGGGATTTCGAGGACATGACCCTTCCGGGGGAGATCTCGGACGCGAGGGCTTCGCTGGACTATGCATCCGGCCTTCCAGGGGTAGACGGGAACAATCTCGGCATACTCGGCCTCAGCATGGGCGGGGCTGTCGCTGCGTGCGTCAGCGATGATCCGAGAGTTAGATCTGTGGTGCTGTGGTCGGCGGTGGCGGACTTGGAGGCGACTTTCCTTGACGCCGTACGATCGGGCGCGTGGCGGGAAGCCCCCGGCTCCGGCGTCACGGGCGCTGAAAGGCCTGGCCCTGCCCCTGGCCAGCCGGCATCGCCTGGGGCCGATGAGGCCACCGGCAAGTCTCCTGAGGGACATGGCAACGAGCACATACCAGCGCTTGCAGCGTTCGCGATACCGCGTAGAGTTGACGTGAAGGGCAACGTCGTCGGAAGGGAGTTCATACTGACCCTTACTGAGGCGCGACCGCTCGAGACCGTGCAGAGGTGCAAGGCCCCGGTCCTCGTGATCCACGGTGACCGTGACGAGTCCGTTCCGGTCAGTCACAGCGCGATGTATGAGAGGGCCATAAAGGAAGCGGACGGAACCGTCGAGGTACACATAGTCGCCGGAGCCGATCATACGTTCAATTCAGCGGTGTGGGAGGCCGAAGTGCTAAGCAAGACGGTCGCATGGTTCAAGAGGAGCCTGCTGTAG
- a CDS encoding helix-turn-helix domain-containing protein: protein MRYVRSLSDEEVRKLEVTRRNEVGRVSQRAHMILLSNRHYCVAEIARLFDATQGTVRRWIERFEKEGIDCLADRPRSGRPPKVSAATLPLIERDVLASPASKGYLFSIWTTINLSLHLVRQYGTRVSQATIRRILMALDLAHLRAGSL from the coding sequence TTGAGGTATGTTCGGTCCCTATCAGATGAGGAGGTAAGAAAGCTGGAAGTCACGCGACGCAACGAAGTTGGTCGGGTATCTCAAAGGGCTCACATGATTCTTCTTTCGAACCGGCACTACTGTGTGGCGGAGATAGCTCGGCTATTCGATGCCACTCAGGGTACCGTCCGGCGTTGGATCGAGCGCTTTGAGAAAGAAGGCATTGACTGCCTTGCCGACAGGCCTCGTTCCGGCAGGCCGCCGAAGGTTTCGGCGGCCACCCTTCCCCTCATCGAAAGGGATGTGCTTGCCTCCCCGGCGTCAAAAGGCTACCTGTTTAGCATATGGACCACGATCAATCTTTCGCTTCACCTCGTCAGGCAATATGGCACGCGTGTCAGCCAAGCCACGATACGTAGGATACTTATGGCGCTCGACTTAGCCCACTTGCGCGCCGGGTCCCTGTAG
- a CDS encoding HNH endonuclease, with protein sequence MCGTKYDNRYLQIDHRVPYEVGGDESTTEDSLEPFMLLCGACNRRKSWSCEHCDNWRKTKDPKLCRTCYWGSPESYTHVALRRIRQLIIAWLEDEVDEYDAIAARAEKEGIPVPELIKQLLAQTLNRHA encoded by the coding sequence ATGTGTGGCACAAAATACGATAACCGATATCTTCAAATTGACCATCGCGTCCCCTATGAGGTGGGCGGCGATGAGAGCACGACAGAGGATTCACTAGAACCCTTCATGCTGTTATGCGGGGCCTGCAACAGACGAAAGAGCTGGTCTTGCGAACATTGTGACAACTGGCGCAAGACCAAAGATCCCAAGCTATGTAGGACTTGTTATTGGGGGTCACCTGAGTCCTACACACATGTGGCCCTGCGTCGTATCCGCCAACTGATAATCGCGTGGCTCGAAGATGAAGTAGACGAGTATGACGCAATAGCAGCTAGGGCGGAAAAGGAGGGAATACCAGTGCCGGAACTCATAAAACAGCTGCTAGCTCAGACATTAAACAGACATGCCTGA
- a CDS encoding DNA adenine methylase encodes MTGKIPCPIPYQGSKRLLAPRILALAPAVTTGRLVEPFAGFAAISLAAASMNKAQRFLISDCLKPLAELWVLLLQDPHRLAREYEEIWRSQLGDPKATYNRIRDEFNQDQQPSKLLYLLARCVKNAVRFNSEGKFNQSPDNRRLGMRPAKMRGEILRAHHLLAGRTVVLSEDYRDVLRLVEPEDLVYMDPPYQGVSGNKDRRYVKPLDVQVFIEELERLNKKSISFMISFDGRCGMRTYGRELPSHLKLKRILLPAGRSSQATLLGRDDVTVESLYLSPALLDRLEHEERPAPEHSQACLFNV; translated from the coding sequence ATGACGGGCAAGATCCCTTGTCCCATCCCTTACCAAGGAAGTAAGCGGCTCCTAGCCCCTAGAATCCTTGCGTTGGCACCAGCAGTCACTACAGGGCGGTTAGTTGAACCATTTGCAGGGTTCGCTGCGATTTCGCTTGCTGCAGCGAGTATGAACAAAGCACAGCGTTTTCTCATTTCTGACTGCCTGAAACCGCTCGCTGAGCTTTGGGTGTTGCTCCTTCAGGACCCTCACCGCCTTGCGCGGGAATACGAGGAGATTTGGCGCTCTCAGTTGGGCGATCCAAAGGCTACCTACAATCGTATTCGAGACGAGTTCAATCAGGATCAACAACCGAGTAAGCTACTCTACTTGTTAGCGCGGTGTGTCAAGAACGCCGTGCGATTTAACTCTGAGGGGAAATTCAACCAGTCACCTGACAATCGCCGGCTCGGTATGAGACCGGCCAAGATGAGAGGAGAGATTCTGCGCGCTCATCATCTTCTTGCCGGGCGAACTGTAGTGCTGTCAGAAGACTATCGGGACGTCCTACGGTTGGTAGAACCTGAGGATCTAGTCTATATGGACCCTCCCTATCAAGGAGTGAGTGGAAATAAGGATCGCCGTTATGTTAAGCCGCTGGATGTGCAGGTGTTTATTGAGGAGCTCGAACGGCTGAACAAGAAAAGCATTTCCTTCATGATAAGTTTCGATGGCAGATGTGGTATGCGAACCTACGGACGGGAACTGCCTTCACACCTCAAACTTAAGAGGATACTGTTGCCAGCAGGAAGATCAAGTCAAGCCACATTGCTTGGACGAGACGACGTGACCGTAGAATCATTATACCTTTCTCCAGCCTTACTAGACCGTCTCGAACACGAAGAGAGGCCAGCTCCTGAGCACAGTCAGGCATGTCTGTTTAATGTCTGA
- a CDS encoding thiamine-monophosphate kinase, whose translation MERHGDESRECRRRGAESREVEMTTGTGIKGGEFGLIGRIRRRVAAARSAACAAILGIGDDAAVLRPPRGHLLASIDMLVEDVHFDRRLITPWQLGWKALAVNVSDIAAMGGVPLYALASVGLNNSVGDAYVDAIYDGMLAVAERFVVEIVGGDTVKSPQAIVIDVAIMGQADSPVTRAGARPGDLVAVTGHLGASAAGLAWLLHCRTDDAVASPSQSGTSRTMASPRRPRTTDSGVSAAISSGPASLASPTWVEELVRAHLQPMPRVPEGQALAQSGAVTAMMDISDGLANEVNHIAEESGVGAVVYAVDVPISEATASAARALGRDPLDWALFGGEDYELVFTFPRDRMETVSRALAAVGGRLQVVGEILPGERGVSLAMAGGETRALSRAGYDHFAVPIS comes from the coding sequence ATGGAACGTCACGGAGACGAAAGCCGAGAGTGCAGGCGTCGAGGGGCAGAAAGCCGGGAGGTTGAGATGACGACCGGGACTGGTATTAAGGGTGGCGAGTTCGGTCTCATCGGCCGCATAAGGCGGCGCGTGGCAGCGGCACGCTCGGCGGCGTGCGCGGCAATCCTGGGGATAGGTGACGACGCCGCCGTACTGCGGCCGCCCCGCGGACACCTCCTGGCCAGCATCGACATGCTCGTCGAGGACGTCCACTTCGATAGGCGCCTTATCACCCCCTGGCAGCTCGGATGGAAGGCGCTCGCCGTGAACGTGAGCGACATCGCCGCCATGGGCGGCGTTCCCCTCTACGCTCTCGCTTCGGTTGGGCTCAACAACAGCGTCGGCGACGCGTACGTGGACGCCATCTACGACGGCATGCTGGCTGTCGCTGAGCGCTTCGTCGTTGAGATCGTGGGCGGAGATACGGTCAAGTCCCCGCAAGCTATCGTCATAGACGTCGCGATCATGGGACAGGCGGACAGCCCCGTCACCAGGGCTGGCGCGCGGCCTGGCGATCTCGTGGCCGTCACGGGCCACCTGGGCGCCTCCGCGGCGGGACTCGCGTGGCTCCTTCATTGCCGGACTGATGATGCAGTGGCCAGTCCCTCTCAGTCTGGGACCTCTAGGACGATGGCAAGCCCACGCCGGCCACGGACGACTGATAGCGGAGTAAGTGCCGCGATCAGCTCCGGCCCCGCCAGCCTCGCCAGCCCCACCTGGGTGGAGGAGCTTGTCCGGGCGCACCTTCAGCCTATGCCCCGGGTGCCCGAGGGCCAGGCACTGGCCCAGAGCGGAGCAGTCACCGCCATGATGGACATCAGCGACGGCCTTGCGAACGAGGTCAATCACATCGCAGAGGAAAGCGGTGTCGGCGCCGTGGTGTACGCGGTGGACGTGCCCATCAGCGAGGCCACCGCGTCAGCAGCGCGCGCTCTGGGGCGCGATCCCCTCGACTGGGCGCTGTTTGGCGGCGAGGACTACGAGCTCGTGTTCACTTTCCCACGCGATCGGATGGAAACCGTCTCGCGCGCGCTGGCCGCCGTAGGGGGACGCCTTCAAGTCGTCGGCGAGATTCTGCCCGGCGAGAGAGGGGTGAGCCTTGCTATGGCGGGCGGGGAGACCCGGGCACTGTCCCGAGCGGGATACGACCACTTTGCCGTCCCCATTTCGTAG
- the thiE gene encoding thiamine phosphate synthase yields MQERLLQSLKLYVVTDRDLAKGRDEEEVVSLAIAGGATAVQFRAKNWDAGRMVEVGLRLRRITRDTGTLYIVNDRVDVAVAVDADGVHLGQEDFPVPLARKLLGPDKIVGLTVHNAQQAAEGEALGADYLGTAAVFPTDTKKYAAVAPLGLAGLAGIVQATRLPVVAIGGVSRSNAAQVIATGVAGIAVVSAVVAAEDIQAAARELRTIVDEALALRGGVLRGGVCR; encoded by the coding sequence ATGCAGGAAAGGCTCCTCCAGAGCCTGAAGCTCTACGTGGTGACCGACAGGGATCTTGCGAAGGGACGAGACGAGGAGGAGGTCGTGTCTCTCGCCATAGCGGGCGGCGCGACGGCCGTCCAGTTCCGCGCGAAGAACTGGGACGCCGGGCGGATGGTGGAGGTAGGGCTCAGGCTGAGGCGAATCACGAGGGACACGGGCACGCTTTACATAGTGAACGACCGCGTTGACGTGGCGGTCGCCGTGGACGCCGACGGCGTCCATCTCGGCCAGGAAGACTTCCCCGTGCCGCTCGCCCGCAAGCTACTGGGGCCGGACAAGATAGTCGGCTTGACCGTGCACAACGCCCAGCAAGCCGCGGAGGGGGAGGCTCTAGGCGCCGACTACCTCGGGACCGCTGCGGTGTTCCCGACCGACACCAAGAAGTACGCGGCAGTGGCCCCCCTTGGACTCGCGGGCCTGGCGGGGATCGTGCAGGCTACGCGCCTGCCCGTGGTCGCCATAGGCGGGGTGTCTAGGAGCAACGCGGCGCAGGTAATAGCGACGGGGGTCGCCGGGATCGCCGTCGTATCGGCGGTCGTGGCCGCGGAAGACATCCAGGCGGCGGCCCGGGAACTTCGGACGATCGTAGACGAAGCCCTTGCGCTGCGCGGAGGGGTCTTACGCGGAGGGGTTTGCAGGTAG